In a genomic window of Curtobacterium flaccumfaciens pv. betae:
- a CDS encoding GNAT family N-acetyltransferase, which yields MEYRIRPFRTEDTDAVVALWESCGLVRPWNDPRRDIARKLTVQPELFLVAEPDATDGDDTDTDTDTDTDTDTDTDTDTAEAGVVAAGMAGFDGHRGWVNYLAVHPDLQGSGLGRTLMAEFERLLTDLGCPKLNLQVRAGNEQVLGFYASLGYTDDRTVSLGKRLIPDA from the coding sequence ATGGAGTACCGGATCCGCCCCTTCCGCACCGAGGACACCGACGCGGTCGTCGCCCTGTGGGAATCCTGCGGGCTCGTCCGACCCTGGAACGACCCCCGACGTGACATCGCCCGCAAGCTGACGGTCCAGCCCGAGCTCTTCCTGGTCGCCGAGCCGGACGCCACCGACGGTGACGACACCGACACCGACACCGACACCGACACCGACACCGACACCGACACCGACACCGACACCGCCGAAGCCGGCGTGGTCGCCGCGGGCATGGCCGGCTTCGACGGGCACCGCGGCTGGGTGAACTACCTCGCCGTGCACCCCGACCTGCAGGGCTCCGGCCTCGGTCGCACCCTGATGGCCGAGTTCGAGCGGCTCCTGACCGACCTCGGGTGCCCGAAGCTCAACCTGCAGGTGCGTGCGGGCAACGAGCAGGTGCTCGGGTTCTACGCGTCCCTCGGCTACACCGACGACCGCACGGTCTCGCTCGGCAAGCGCCTCATCCCCGACGCCTGA
- a CDS encoding EamA family transporter, which yields MLTVLFGLSGAIVYGFADFLGGLASRRVRPVVVTAVAAAIGIVPLLVGLVVLGGVFSWPAAVWGAVAGLSGGIGVLLLYAALAIGPMSVLSPVTAVFAAVVPVLVAVFRGTVLSPVATGALVVAVVAVVLVAVVRDASGARLTARGVVAAAVAGCGFGGIVLAYDMTPSDSGIAPLVVARVLQAVLLGAAAIVVVLRTGGPVSAPTSARPDGAAATPGRRSGRGWGPRLLVTVAVCGVFDAMANVFIQAGLHSSDDPATLPVVSVLNALYPIGTVVLAGVVLRERLTAQQWVGIVLAFVASVALALA from the coding sequence GTGCTCACCGTCCTGTTCGGCCTGTCCGGCGCGATCGTCTACGGGTTCGCCGACTTCCTGGGCGGACTCGCCTCGCGCCGGGTCCGCCCGGTCGTCGTCACGGCGGTGGCCGCCGCGATCGGGATCGTGCCGCTGCTCGTCGGACTGGTGGTCCTCGGCGGCGTGTTCTCGTGGCCGGCCGCGGTCTGGGGTGCGGTTGCCGGCCTCTCGGGCGGCATCGGGGTGCTGCTGCTCTACGCGGCACTCGCGATCGGCCCGATGAGCGTGCTCTCCCCCGTCACCGCCGTCTTCGCGGCCGTCGTGCCGGTGCTCGTCGCGGTGTTCCGTGGCACGGTGCTGTCGCCCGTGGCCACCGGCGCGCTCGTGGTCGCGGTCGTCGCGGTGGTCCTGGTCGCGGTGGTCCGGGACGCCTCGGGCGCACGGCTCACCGCCCGGGGCGTGGTCGCGGCCGCCGTCGCCGGGTGCGGCTTCGGCGGGATCGTGCTGGCCTACGACATGACGCCGTCCGACTCGGGCATCGCACCCCTCGTGGTCGCGCGGGTGCTGCAGGCGGTGCTGCTGGGTGCGGCGGCGATCGTCGTCGTGCTCCGGACGGGAGGCCCGGTGTCCGCCCCGACGTCGGCCCGCCCCGACGGGGCTGCCGCGACCCCCGGGCGTCGGTCGGGTCGAGGATGGGGTCCACGGCTGCTGGTCACCGTGGCCGTGTGCGGCGTCTTCGACGCGATGGCGAACGTGTTCATCCAGGCGGGGCTGCACAGCAGCGACGATCCGGCGACCCTGCCCGTCGTGAGTGTGCTCAACGCGCTCTACCCGATCGGCACGGTGGTGCTGGCCGGGGTGGTGCTGCGGGAGCGGTTGACCGCGCAGCAGTGGGTCGGCATCGTGCTCGCGTTCGTCGCGTCGGTGGCGCTGGCGTTGGCGTAG
- a CDS encoding CPBP family intramembrane glutamic endopeptidase, with protein MSVPYQRLPRIDARWRWWRPLVALAFLAGWYFVSQVLITVAYFIPVAAVGGASGLYGLLDDLQSGALDPTDPLTLSLTLVSLVVLLPGVLLAVKIARIGPAGILSSTRFRVRWAWTAWCLLPTLVIAAVMFVVQTGLFWDGGMITTDGGFAWNHDAIGQSTVSLGTLTLTIALVVVLVPFQGAAEEYIFRGFLMQTVASWIPRRVGTVIAVAVSTVVFAVLHIPNGYNVWGILDVGSFGLIAAIIVLRTGGLEATVLQHAFNNIMIFVLQAPGWSKVDLTSSDANGTWQGTLVTLVTSLAFWGMVEFLAWWRGLDRRFAGHEAPRFRGVTPAWAGGVRWIRPGGTGWATTPARADDVAGSDHRADSGTDGAVDSAVGVAGRP; from the coding sequence GTGAGTGTTCCCTACCAGCGCCTGCCCCGGATCGACGCGCGCTGGAGGTGGTGGCGGCCACTCGTCGCCCTCGCGTTCCTGGCGGGGTGGTACTTCGTCTCGCAGGTGCTGATCACCGTCGCCTACTTCATCCCGGTCGCCGCGGTCGGGGGCGCGTCCGGGCTCTACGGCCTGCTGGATGACCTGCAGAGCGGTGCTCTGGACCCGACCGATCCGTTGACCCTCTCGCTGACCCTGGTGTCGCTCGTGGTCCTGCTGCCGGGGGTCCTGCTCGCCGTGAAGATCGCGCGGATCGGACCGGCCGGCATCCTGTCGTCGACGCGGTTCCGGGTCCGGTGGGCCTGGACGGCGTGGTGCCTGCTGCCGACGCTCGTCATCGCCGCGGTCATGTTCGTCGTCCAGACCGGCCTGTTCTGGGACGGGGGGATGATCACGACCGACGGCGGCTTCGCCTGGAACCACGACGCGATCGGCCAGTCGACGGTCTCCCTCGGCACCCTCACCCTGACGATCGCCCTCGTCGTCGTGCTCGTCCCGTTCCAGGGCGCGGCCGAGGAGTACATCTTCCGCGGCTTCCTGATGCAGACCGTCGCGTCGTGGATCCCGCGTCGCGTCGGCACGGTCATCGCCGTGGCGGTCTCGACGGTCGTCTTCGCGGTGCTGCACATCCCGAACGGCTACAACGTCTGGGGCATCCTCGACGTCGGCTCGTTCGGCCTGATCGCGGCGATCATCGTCCTCCGGACCGGCGGGCTCGAGGCCACGGTCCTGCAGCACGCCTTCAACAACATCATGATCTTCGTGCTGCAGGCGCCCGGCTGGTCGAAGGTCGACCTGACCTCGTCCGACGCGAACGGCACCTGGCAGGGGACCCTCGTCACCCTCGTCACGTCGCTCGCGTTCTGGGGCATGGTCGAGTTCCTGGCGTGGTGGCGGGGGCTGGACCGCCGCTTCGCCGGGCACGAGGCACCCCGGTTCCGCGGTGTGACCCCGGCCTGGGCGGGCGGCGTCCGCTGGATCCGGCCTGGAGGCACGGGCTGGGCGACCACGCCGGCCCGCGCCGACGACGTGGCCGGTTCCGACCACCGTGCCGACTCCGGCACGGACGGTGCTGTGGACAGTGCGGTGGGTGTCGCCGGTCGCCCGTAG
- the recQ gene encoding DNA helicase RecQ, translated as MSTTPAPAAVPAPAAVSAPRAAALDVLHRVWGYDDFRGEQAAIIDQVVAGGDALVLMPTGGGKSLCYQVPSLVRDGVGVVVSPLIALMQDQVDALAANGVRAAFLNSTQGPDERSRVERAVVQGEVDMLYLAPERLRLESTRALLDRARVSLFAIDEAHCVAQWGHDFRPDYLELSVLHERWPTVPRIALTATATPQTHREISARLGLDDAAHFVADFDRPNIQYRIEPKTGALQQLLTFIRTEHSGDAGIVYCLSRNSVERTATALAEQGINALPYHAGLDARVRARNQSTFLREDGVVMVATIAFGMGIDKPDVRFVAHLDLPKSVEGYYQETGRAGRDGLPATAWLAYGLNDVVQQRRMIDQSEGDAAHRRQLSAHLDAMLSLCETIECRRVRLLAYFGQESTACGNCDTCIAPPESWDGTVPAQKLLSTVVRLERERRQRYGVSHLVDILIGKRSPRVQELQHDTLATFGIGADLSEGEWRAVARQVLAQGYAAVSGDGFGTVVLSPTSAEVLTGKVQVRMRRDPVKAPRAGRSSRRTVVTDMPQEAVGLFEALRAWRAAEAREQGVPAYVVFNDATLRGISAVRPADVDQLGEISGVGAAKLERYGRAVLDVVAAAD; from the coding sequence ATGAGCACCACGCCCGCGCCCGCTGCCGTGCCTGCTCCCGCTGCCGTGTCCGCACCCCGTGCCGCTGCGCTCGACGTGCTGCACCGCGTGTGGGGCTACGACGACTTCCGCGGTGAGCAGGCGGCCATCATCGACCAGGTGGTGGCCGGTGGTGACGCCCTGGTGCTCATGCCGACCGGTGGTGGCAAGTCCCTCTGCTACCAGGTGCCCTCGCTCGTCCGCGACGGCGTCGGGGTCGTGGTGTCGCCGCTCATCGCCCTCATGCAGGACCAGGTCGACGCCCTGGCGGCGAACGGCGTCCGGGCTGCGTTCCTCAACTCCACGCAGGGCCCCGACGAACGGTCACGGGTCGAGCGTGCGGTCGTGCAGGGCGAGGTCGACATGCTCTACCTCGCGCCCGAGCGGCTCCGGCTCGAGTCCACCCGAGCGCTCCTCGACCGGGCACGCGTCTCGCTGTTCGCCATCGACGAGGCGCACTGCGTCGCCCAGTGGGGCCACGACTTCCGCCCGGACTACCTGGAGCTGAGCGTCCTGCACGAGCGGTGGCCGACGGTGCCGCGCATCGCCCTCACCGCCACCGCGACGCCGCAGACCCACCGCGAGATCTCCGCCCGGCTCGGCCTCGACGACGCCGCGCACTTCGTCGCCGACTTCGACCGGCCGAACATCCAGTACCGCATCGAACCGAAGACCGGCGCGCTGCAGCAGCTGCTCACCTTCATCCGCACGGAGCACAGCGGCGACGCCGGCATCGTGTACTGCCTGTCCCGCAACTCCGTCGAGCGCACCGCGACCGCCCTGGCCGAGCAGGGGATCAACGCCCTGCCGTACCACGCGGGCCTCGACGCCCGGGTGCGTGCCCGCAACCAGTCGACGTTCCTGCGCGAGGACGGCGTCGTCATGGTGGCGACCATCGCGTTCGGCATGGGCATCGACAAGCCCGACGTCCGGTTCGTGGCGCACCTCGACCTGCCGAAGTCGGTCGAGGGGTACTACCAGGAGACCGGCCGTGCGGGTCGTGACGGGCTGCCGGCCACCGCGTGGCTCGCGTACGGCCTGAACGACGTCGTGCAGCAGCGGCGGATGATCGACCAGTCCGAGGGTGACGCCGCACACCGTCGGCAGCTCAGCGCCCACCTCGACGCCATGCTCAGCCTGTGCGAGACGATCGAGTGCCGCCGGGTGCGGCTGCTCGCGTACTTCGGGCAGGAGAGCACGGCGTGCGGCAACTGCGACACCTGCATCGCGCCGCCGGAGTCGTGGGACGGCACCGTCCCCGCGCAGAAGCTGCTGTCCACCGTCGTGCGGCTCGAGCGTGAGCGCCGCCAGCGGTACGGCGTCTCGCACCTCGTCGACATCCTGATCGGCAAGCGGTCGCCCCGCGTGCAGGAACTCCAACACGACACCCTGGCGACCTTCGGCATCGGTGCCGACCTGTCCGAGGGCGAGTGGCGCGCGGTCGCCCGACAGGTGCTGGCCCAGGGCTACGCGGCGGTGTCGGGCGACGGCTTCGGCACGGTCGTCCTCAGTCCCACGAGCGCCGAGGTCCTGACCGGCAAGGTGCAGGTGCGGATGCGTCGCGACCCGGTCAAGGCGCCGCGAGCCGGCCGCAGCAGTCGACGAACGGTCGTCACCGACATGCCGCAGGAAGCCGTCGGCCTGTTCGAGGCCCTGCGTGCCTGGCGTGCTGCCGAAGCCCGCGAGCAGGGCGTCCCCGCGTACGTGGTGTTCAACGACGCGACGCTGCGGGGCATCTCCGCCGTCCGCCCGGCCGACGTCGACCAGCTCGGCGAGATCTCCGGCGTCGGCGCGGCGAAGCTCGAGCGGTACGGGCGAGCGGTCCTCGACGTCGTCGCCGCGGCCGACTGA
- a CDS encoding lysophospholipid acyltransferase family protein: MSGSTKFATVLSRAVVTPLARLLWRPKIIGRRNVPKRGPVILASNHRSFIDSPAITLMAPRKVSFLAKQEYFTGSGLKGAVSRAFFGGIGAIGVERGAGAAAQQALDLGLARLQEGEAFAIYPEGTRSLDGRIYKGRTGVAWLALTSGAPVVPVALTGTEDVQPVGSRLPKLARVTIEFGQPIDLSSFGEASSGRARRHATDAVMAAIQELSGQEPANAYNNPPATIVERVRRALQPDDPTAAAVDPD; the protein is encoded by the coding sequence GTGTCCGGTTCGACGAAGTTCGCCACCGTGCTCAGTCGCGCGGTGGTGACCCCGCTCGCCCGGTTGCTGTGGCGGCCGAAGATCATCGGTCGTCGGAACGTCCCGAAGCGCGGCCCGGTGATCCTCGCGAGCAACCACCGCTCGTTCATCGACTCGCCCGCGATCACGCTCATGGCGCCGCGCAAGGTGTCGTTCCTGGCGAAGCAGGAGTACTTCACGGGTTCGGGGCTCAAGGGAGCCGTCTCGCGGGCGTTCTTCGGTGGCATCGGCGCCATCGGGGTCGAGCGTGGCGCGGGTGCGGCGGCCCAGCAGGCCCTCGACCTCGGGCTGGCACGCCTGCAGGAGGGCGAGGCGTTCGCGATCTACCCGGAGGGCACGCGCTCGCTCGACGGCCGGATCTACAAGGGCCGCACTGGTGTGGCGTGGCTGGCGTTGACGAGCGGTGCCCCTGTGGTGCCCGTCGCGCTCACCGGCACCGAGGACGTGCAGCCGGTCGGGTCCCGGCTGCCGAAGCTCGCCCGCGTGACGATCGAGTTCGGGCAGCCGATCGACCTGTCGTCCTTCGGCGAGGCGTCGTCCGGTCGTGCTCGGCGCCACGCGACCGATGCGGTGATGGCGGCGATCCAGGAGCTCAGCGGCCAGGAGCCGGCGAACGCCTACAACAACCCGCCCGCGACGATCGTGGAACGGGTCCGTCGTGCGCTGCAGCCGGACGACCCGACCGCGGCCGCCGTCGACCCGGACTGA
- a CDS encoding M23 family metallopeptidase — MTTLDDGLPRRPRGAERRTADRPTEPPLRRARHAAQPGPLRAAGVAVPPPATPASTRPAQSARPTRSTLAARPTRPTQAAAPARRRLASFRIPARRTLPAAAVTAVTCLFVAVGSPQTAVAAPAAPEATSASAGMQHFVADGSSGPTAGRDDFSVGRAAAALRVPGGSGPTGGAVRPTVGAVPDAGGFGSRWVVGCAACSSNHQGVDFAAAIGTPVVAALPGRVVSAGVLGGYGNQVLLQHADGTATRYGHLSAIDVRPGQVLRAGERLGAVGNTGVSTGAHLHFEVIVAGTPIDPAAWLQARGLL, encoded by the coding sequence ATGACGACCCTCGACGACGGTCTGCCCCGGCGCCCGCGCGGTGCCGAGCGCCGTACCGCCGACCGACCGACCGAGCCCCCGCTGCGCCGTGCACGGCACGCTGCACAGCCCGGGCCCCTCCGAGCCGCCGGGGTGGCGGTGCCCCCTCCCGCCACCCCGGCTTCCACCCGGCCCGCGCAGTCCGCACGGCCGACCCGGTCCACGCTGGCCGCGCGGCCGACCCGGCCCACGCAGGCCGCCGCTCCCGCGCGCCGCCGCCTCGCGTCGTTCCGGATCCCCGCCCGGCGGACACTGCCCGCCGCGGCGGTGACCGCCGTCACGTGCCTGTTCGTCGCGGTCGGCTCCCCGCAGACCGCCGTCGCCGCTCCGGCCGCTCCGGAAGCCACGTCGGCATCGGCCGGCATGCAGCACTTCGTCGCCGACGGTTCGTCCGGGCCGACCGCCGGCCGCGACGACTTCTCGGTGGGTCGTGCCGCGGCAGCCCTCCGGGTCCCCGGTGGCTCGGGCCCGACCGGTGGAGCCGTCCGCCCCACGGTCGGTGCGGTCCCCGACGCCGGTGGCTTCGGCTCCCGCTGGGTCGTCGGCTGCGCGGCCTGCTCGTCGAACCACCAGGGGGTCGACTTCGCCGCGGCCATCGGGACCCCGGTCGTCGCCGCGCTGCCCGGCCGGGTCGTCTCGGCCGGTGTGCTCGGTGGCTACGGCAATCAGGTTCTCCTGCAGCACGCCGACGGCACCGCGACCCGGTACGGGCACCTGTCGGCGATCGACGTCCGCCCCGGCCAGGTCCTCCGCGCGGGGGAGCGCCTCGGGGCCGTCGGCAACACGGGCGTCTCGACCGGCGCCCACCTGCACTTCGAGGTCATCGTGGCCGGCACACCGATCGACCCGGCCGCCTGGCTGCAGGCTCGCGGCCTCCTCTGA